One part of the Rutidosis leptorrhynchoides isolate AG116_Rl617_1_P2 chromosome 1, CSIRO_AGI_Rlap_v1, whole genome shotgun sequence genome encodes these proteins:
- the LOC139857950 gene encoding heat shock cognate 70 kDa protein-like: MSKRVGGTAIGIDLGTTYSCVAAWFSKHNRVEIIPNEQGNKITPSCIAWDRPDFLVGEAAKNQIARNPKNTIFDVKRLMGSRFNDSRVQMDIKSLPFKVIEGFGEKPMIVFEHESIGYNKYSPEEISSKILKNLKEAAEAYLGTKVTDAVITVPAYFSDQQRQATMDAGALAGLNVMRLINEPTSAAIAYGLDNNGEIDSPDVKNVLIFDLGGGTFDVSLLNISEAGKITVKAVGGDTRLGGEDFDEVMVNHCVKEFEKKENKDMGKNAKARMRLKIACERAKRDLSSTTRTTIEIDSFYDGIDFSMKITRAKFEELNAHFFVKCLEHVEKCLRDGNMHKNDVDDVVIVGGSTRIPKVQQMLTEFFDGKPLCKSINADEAVAYGAAVLAAKLSGIWNKKVQELIMLDVTPLSLGIKISVKNKFASRLNDMRVMIPKNTPIPTVKELVFGTEYDNQENVEVNVYQGESTETKENIFLGSFCIDGIPAAPSREVDVAVCFNVDVNGILNVSAEVKPTGNKKSMSVSIYTKRYV; the protein is encoded by the exons ATGTCTAAAAGAGTTGGAGGAACTGCAATCGGTATTGATCTTGGAACAACATATTCATGTGTAGCCGCGTGGTTTAGTAAGCACAATCGTGTTGAGATAATTCCTAATGAACAAGGTAACAAGATTACACCTTCGTGTATTGCATGGGATCGCCCCGACTTCTTGGTGGGCGAGGCTGCAAAAAATCAAATTGCCAGAAATCCTAAAAACACAATTTTTG ATGTTAAACGTTTAATGGGAAGCAGATTCAATGACAGTAGAGTGCAGATGGACATTAAGTCGCTGCCTTTTAAGGTAATTGAAGGGTTCGGGGAGAAACCAATGATTGTATTTGAACACGAGTCGATAGGTTATAATAAATATTCACCAGAAGAAATATCGTCCAAGATTTTAAAAAATCTGAAAGAAGCTGCCGAAGCGTATCTTGGAACAAAAGTTACGGACGCGGTGATAACGGTTCCTGCATATTTTAGTGACCAACAACGACAAGCAACAATGGATGCTGGTGCATTGGCTGGCCTTAATGTCATGCGCTTGATTAATGAACCTACATCGGCAGCAATTGCCTACGGTTTAGATAACAACGGTGAAATAGATAGTCCCGATGTGAAAAATGTACTCATATTTGATTTGGGTGGAGGAACATTTGATGTATCCCTTCTCAATATCAGCGAGGCTGGTAAGATTACTGTCAAAGCGGTGGGTGGTGACACTCGTTTGGGTGGTGAAGATTTTGATGAGGTGATGGTGAATCATTGTGTCAAAGAATTTGAGAAGAAAGAAAATAAGGACATGGGTAAGAATGCAAAAGCAAGGATGAGGTTGAAAATTGCATGTGAAAGAGCAAAAAGGGATCTATCGTCAACAACTCGAACAACAATCGAAATTGATTCCTTTTATGATGGAATTGATTTTTCCATGAAAATTACGCGGGCAAAATTTGAAGAGCTAAATGCCCATTTCTTCGTGAAGTGCCTTGAGCATGTTGAAAAGTGTTTGAGAGATGGGAATATGCACAAGAATGACGTTGACGACGTGGTAATTGTTGGGGGCTCAACTCGGATCCCAAAGGTACAACAGATGCTAACAGAGTTCTTTGACGGAAAGCCTCTTTGCAAGAGCATTAATGCGGATGAAGCTGTCGCTTATGGTGCTGCAGTGTTGGCTGCAAAATTAAGTGGTATTTGGAACAAAAAGGTGCAAGAGTTGATTATGTTAGATGTGACCCCTTTATCTCTTGGCATCAAGATTAGTGTGAAGAATAAGTTTGCCTCACGTCTAAATGATATGCGTGTTATGATCCCTAAAAACACACCTATACCTACTGTTAAGGAGCTTGTATTTGGTACAGAATATGACAACCAAGAAAATGTGGAAGTTAATGTATATCAGGGAGAGAGCACTGAAACTAAAGAAAACATCTTCCTTGGTTCATTTTGTATAGATGGAATTCCGGCAGCCCCTTCGCGTGAAGTAGATGTCGCCGTTTGCTTTAACGTAGATGTTAATGGTATTCTAAATGTTTCAGCAGAGGTGAAACCTACTGGTAATAAAAAAAGTATGAGTGTTTCAATATATACCAAAAGATATGTTTAA